TCGTAATAGCGATACACTAGAGGAATGTAGCAATAATAGCAGACATTGGAATCAAGTTGCGATATCGGCAGATACCTGACTAGACAAAGTATCTGGGACGCAATGGTAGTAGCTGATACCACAAAGGAACCACCAAGCTTGCTGTCTCTGCATCTCATTGCAACACTTCAACGTTGCGTTTTTAATCTACTTTTAATTTAGCCGCCCTGTTGGAAATGTCATCGGTGCGTCTTGCGTGTCGTACTTTTGATTTAATTGCCTGATTCCTTCGCTTCCCACGCAAATGGTTTCATATTCTTGGGATTTGCCTGATTCCTTTCTGCTTCCTTCAGACCAAAAGCGTTTCAGTCACCACCACTCTTCCAACGTCAACCGCCATTCCTTTCTGCAATTTTGCAATTCTAGATTGacgcttttctctctctttctaATTCCTTTGCTCATAGCCATCTCACCTTAGCAATGTGgtccgtcttcttcttgctgctcttgacAAAGCCCATGGCCTTCAAGTCCGCCAAACCACGATAAAACATGACCAGAGCCTTCCGCTCCTCCTGCTGGCGCTGTTCATCGCTCTTCTccccatcatcctcatcgtcctccttctcctcacgcACTAGCGCGTGAAATGCTGACCACAAATCTGCCACGTTAATCAGGCTGCCCGCCTCGAGATACAAGTGGTATAGGATCGAAGTCGCGGGAAGCGTTGCCTGCACAACACCATCCTCGGCGCCGCTGCTCCTGCAACAGCTGCAAGAGAGGTAGTCGTACGGCCGCGCCAAGCTGCGCCTGAATGTCACCCGCGGCCGTGGCACCATGACGTCCCGTAGAGGCGATCTGCTGTCATACAACCACGTCTCCGAAAATAGCACCCTCTCGGGGCGTCTTGTCCCGAAATGTGCCGTCAGCCGCTCTGACACTGCGTCGACAATATCTGTCAACTGTTTGTCTTCGTCGCGGAGGGCCGCCGAGTCGCGACTCAGCTGGACTCGCTGGGCAATCACAGTCGTCCGCATCACCTTGCTTTGGCTGCTATATTTGGTGTGCAGCGTCATACCCGCGCTCTCTGCGTCTGCTTGCAGCTGCTCCAGGCGCGAGAGCGTCTCTTCTAGGAAGCTCAATAAAGCGGCATCTTGTTCCTTTGTCGCGGGTTCAAGGTGAAAGCTAGGCTCTCCATCCCTAAATATGGAGATGATCCGACGTAGCATGCTGATGAGTGCGCCTGAACCCATGCGTCGGATGTGTTCGGTCAAGCTGCCATTTCCAGTACTGGGATAAGCCGTAGACAAAGAATCGACATACGCCCGCGAGAATGGGGGCTGCACAGCACCTGCAGCCTCCCTGACAAGGAGTAAGCGTAGATGACTGTCCATCCAGTCCTGTCGACGGTCATTGCTTGATCGAGCCTGCGCGAGTAGATACTCGTCGTCCTCTAGAAGCGAGCGTGCATGTTGAAGACTATCAGCGGTCGCTGCCCCAACTGCTGCCTCCACCTCATGTCGGAATGAGGGGAGATGCCGCAGTGCTTCGATATGCTCAGCCTGGAGGATCGCCTCCCCCTCTCCAGTCTCGGGGGTCAGTAAGACGCTGAGTGCGTTGGCGTAGAAGTGACACATGTAAATGTACTGATGGATGTCAGCTTCAAGGCTAAATTTCATTCGCCATCATTTCTCACCTTCAACGAGCTTATGAATGCCTGAATGCCCGCCATCTGATCTCGTTGGCGGTCGAGCATGCCCCTGAGGATTTGCGGGCCCAGTCTTAGAGGGACATCGCTGGATACTACCGCTCCTTCAAATACCCTCTCCAAGATGGTATCTGTCTGTACACAGTCGAATTGTGCACCATGTATTAGCCGACACGCTGCCTTTAACAAGCGGCTCTCCAGTAAATCAATGGATGTAGCAATTCCAAAGAGCAGAGTAAATGGAATCTGTGGTCGCCATGAACTAAGCAGGGTAATGATATCCGACAGCAAGCCGCTGTCAAAGGCTTCGCTATCCTGAAAAGCCACAAAGATATTCTCCTGCGGTTGGTGCTCCAGGAATACATGCAACGCCTCAAGATCATACGGCAGGTAGCGTCGACTCGATCCTTGCCCAAGCTGCAAgtcttcctcgccgtcgacCACGAGCGTTTTCGACGTGGCGTCTTGAATAATCTTCTTGAGGGCATTCTTCAGGTTGGTCGCCTCTGAAGACCGGAGCCGGATGAACTTGCTGGGCGATGACCGCTGAAGGGAATCTGATAGCTGCTCGAACAGCAAATCCTGGGAGGCAATGTTGGGgccagtgatgatgaaggcagACGGTATCTTGTCGCCGCTACATTGTATTAGCAACAAGTTCTCTGAGTACAGGCAGGCAGGGGGGAACATGAGAATGCATGGGCTGGGTTCAGTTCTCACCACTCCGAGTTTGCCTCCTTAACAAACTGCGACACCTCATCCAACGTCGCAGAATTCGAGTCCCTCAAAATATCCTATCCATCACATATTAGCACGCTCATTCAAATCCGTCCCACGTCCACCTTTATCATAACACCTCACCTGTATGCGAGCATCAACCTTTGCCCAATTCTCCTCAAGCAGCCTCTCCCTTCGCTTCACACAAGCCGCACTCTCAGCACCATCCAGCAGCGGAGCGAACCACGACGCCGAgctctcctcatcctcttcatcatccccaGCTATCGCAGCACGCCGCGCCGTTTTCCGCCGTTTGGACggcctctctctttctcgGCGTGGCGCCTCATTCTCTTCTGGGTTAAAGATGAAGGCTACCTGTGCGTGAGTAGTTCATGGGCCCGTTAGCAACAAGTACAGGGCCCGGTGAATGATTTTGCTATTCAGATTTACCTGGtgatcttcttggccaaaAGTGCCCTGCGGCTCTTCATTGGACATTTTGCCTTTTACTATTTACTGTAATCACAGGTGCTGCTTCTGCGACACGAGATTGGGGATGTTCAAATGTCCATTGTCGTTCATGTCGTGGGAACGCGGTTTGGCAGAAACACGGTCTTTGCTAAGGAGGTATACAGTAAAGTCGATACAGTATGAGCACTGTGCGTCGTTGCCTAAGATCAGGAGGAAAAAGTCTACAATGCCATGTTCCTTCATCCCCTATAAATCCAGGAACAGCATCACCAGTCACTTTACGCCCATTCGAATCAAACGGCTTCTGCCACATAATCGCATTCATTTTACAAGTCAGTCATCGTACATTGCTGAATTTCATAAAACTAAAATAGAGCCTTGATTCTCGACGCGCAAAACATGCCTACCTAGTCCCCCCCCAAACCAAAAGTCCTTTGGCCCTAGTAATAACCGgattgagctgctcaaaTCAACAAGCATGTCTTTGAAATCTCCCAGGCGTGCCCCCTTGCACACTGCAATGACTCCTAATCTCCTTTTCTGACCCGTGCGTTGCGCGTGCTGGGCTGAAACACCCAATATCCCTTTTCTCCCATCTCAAGTAACTCGAGACTCCCCTCATGCCACGCCGTGAAACGGCTCCTCCAAGAGGCAAAGTAGGTGAGCCTTCTCCCCGTTCCTTCGTCTTGCTCGTCCGTGATAGTGATTACTTGTACACCACAAATCAAAGGATAAAACTGTGGCCCCTTTTATAGTATAGGAAAGAGACGCGAAATAAAAGattaaataaaaacaaatGATGAGCCTTGTGCGCCGCAGAGatagaataataaaaagaaccAAACAATAGGAATATGTCCTCGAGCAGTGACTACCGAAACTTGGACGTAGAGAGGACAGAGCTTTTTTCGTTGACCAATTGTCGCAAATCTGGTTGCTTAAGCAGCGGCTTCAACGGCTGCAGATACGGGAGCCTATGCAGAAAAAACATTagaatctcatcaaatgCTGCAGAGTGTGGTGCTATCTCAccgcctcagcctcagtTTTCTCATCCTTTTCTTCACTCACATCTTCGTTGGCTTTTGgttcttcatccttggctGTGGCCGGGGCAACCGTttcctcatcagcatcctcCTTGGTCTgctcatcctcggcatcttcatccttgtcGCCGCTCTCTTTCACACCGCTGTTTCCAGCAGCCTTGCCAGACTCTTTGGATTCAGCCCCATTGACACCGTTAGCAGGCGCGGGTTCGCTAGCAAGCAGCTTGTTCCACTTGTCTAGTAGAGCTTGAGACCTCTTTTTGAATTTGAAGTCCTCCTCGCGAGGAATCGAGTCGAGTTTTAGAATCGCCTTGAAAACCTTGTTAATCTTGGTGCCTCTAATGATGGATACTTCGAGATCCTCGAATTTCTCCAGAATATTGATGAAGCTGGACATTGactccatctcatcttcacgCGGCTGTTGCTCTCTGGTTAAGAGACCTCTCTGAAGCTTGTGGCGAAGATACAAAACTTCCTTCTACAGACTTAGTTAGCGGATATTCTTTCAGTTGCACGTAAATGTGTATCAACACACCTTTTTGCGATCATGGCGCTCTTCTGGGGTCATCTTGGCTTCCTTGGGCGCGTCAGACTTCTTGTCTGCGCTCTTCTTGACCTTGGGCTTTGcggcctttgctgccttctcttccttggcctttgGCGCTGCCGTTCCGTTTGCCGACTTGGATGTAGATGACGTGTTAAGCTTaatcttgggcttcttgacgGATTCGGAGCGCTGAGGGGCCTGGTCACGCATTTTCTTAGTACCTTCAGATAATCTTGCCATGTCACCCAAGTGAATAAACTTACGCTGGTCTCTTCATCGGCAGCCTTTCGCTTCTTAGGCTTAGGCTTTGGCGCCTCATCCACGTCCTCCATATCCacgtcctcgtcatcgcttgccttggccttgcccttcttggaCTTCTTCGGGgtagctgcagcttctttcttggcctcttcctgGGCAATCAGCTCGTCCTGGAAGCTCTGCAGAATTTCCTTGTAGTGCTCGATCGAGTTTTGCTCAATGGCGAGCTCAAAAGCTGCCTTCAAGTCCTTGCGCATCTTGTCTGTAATCGTGTCTCGAGCCTTATCCGAAGTCAATTCGGATAGGGCAGTGTTCGCAACCCATCCACTAGAGCCAATCAGCTACAGCCACGACGCAGGTGCCTGGGCGGGTTGCATGACTTACAATTCATTtgtgtacaggtacatgACGGGGAAGCTTCGATCGTGCACGCGCTTACCGCCATCCGCATAGGCCTCGGAATATGATCCATCGGGGCGCGCGGCGGAGACTGGTCGGGTATTGATGAGGGCCTGAGGAAGCATATCCTCATCGCAAATGATGGCGGGCCACGCTGGGAAGCCCTTGAGTTTCACAAGGAAGTGGTCGCCAGGCTGGGCATCAATGTGGGTTAGGCGCGCCTTGGAGCCCTTCTTGCTCAGCGTCTTGCCCTTTGACTCTCCGGCGGTCGACTTCCGACGGCTCTTACCCTTCGCAGCTGGGgtctcggcggcggcagtcgtatcagcttcagcctcagcgGCGGTGTCGGCGGCGTCCTTCATCTCGGCGTCGCCATCCGCgtctgtcttcttctcatcctcagctGGCTTTGCAGATGGGGCATCGGCAGCGTTTTCCGCGCTCTCAGGCGCCCTGGGTTCTGGTTTGGCAGCTGCGATTAGCGCAAGTCCATTGGCTGGAAAAATAAGGcagaaaaataaatagaaaaataaaaaatccAGCAACGCAAGCTCAGAGCTGTTGGCATCACAGCAATGAAGCTCGTACAAGTAAAGACTAGGAAAATGCGCGAAAAGACTTTGCTAAAAGCGCGTTTGGGAAGCTTACCTTGAGCATCCTTTGCCTCCTCCATTGTGGCATCCCCCTCAGACTTGTCCGCAGCCTTGGCGGCCAATTCTCCCTCGCCGGCAACCTTTGGTTCGGAAGCAGGCACTGGCTCGGTGCTGGCAACAGGCGCGGCGGCGTCGGGCTTCTCAGGCGAGTTATCTGCCATGGCGGACGCTGGGTGGCGATGCGCAGCTTCCAATGCTAGAGACACAGGCAGATCTCACGCGAATGGCACGAGGGTCGGGGTCAAGCTCCAGAAAGGCAGCGTCGGACGCGTTTCGCGGCGTGTTATGCGTGTTCAATGGGGGCGCAAGGCAAGTTGCGTGATGCAGCTGGAGGCTCGGGCGATGAAAGACGCAGTTGTCTCAATCAGCTTCGCCCGCGTTGTGCTAAGGATTGATGTGGGTGACGAAAGGAAAAACACTGGAGCGAATAACGAACCGCAGGAACACGTCAAAACGTCACCGAATCGCGTCACGTGACTGGCATTAATGACGACTCAAATAAGCAACCCCAAAACCCGCGATTCACAATGCCGAGGCGCCATACGACGGCGGCAATGCCGGGGCCACTGCTCTAGACAACTGCCTATGCCTCGCAAGGGCCGTGCGACCGTCTTCGCTCGCCCGCGTTGGCCCTGAGCCCATCGCCGTGCTTCGACGTCTGACTCCCACCCTGGCCTGCACGAGGTTGTCGCCCTAGACTACCCAACCACCTTGGGCCTCGAAACTGCTGTTCCACAACCGCGCGCCACCACAACCCCTGCTTTATCCCGAAAACAATACGCAAAGAGCAGATCATCGTCATGGGCGTCGCCGAGAACCAAAACCGGGAACCAAAGCTGGGCAAAACATAAATCACATATTAAGATTGTATCCGTAGCTTGCCTTTACTGTACATAatcgttctttttttgtagAGAGTTCAAAGATGGGAGCAAGCGCGCCGGCATCtactcctcgtcttcgtcctcgtcgtcctcgtcctcgtccacaTCCATGCTCTCTGCTGCCGTCACTGAAAACTCCCGTTCTTGGTCCACTCCGATGTAACTATCACTCATTAGGAACAGCTTGAGGTTGTGCTCACCAGGAGATGGCACAGTGTATTCAAGCCGTACGTTCAGCTCACGGCCGATGGTAACCCGTTTGATTGCCAGTAGATTTCGAGTCTTGTCATCGCCCACCACCAACCACCagttctccatcttcttagAGGGGTAGAAGGGTGCGTGCACCGTAGAGTCGTgttcgtcatcctcctcgatgtTTCGCGTGATTTTGATGCTCAGGTTGGCTGGCTCACCAGCCCTGATCTCATCTGCGTCAAGAACTTCATGTTCTAGCTCCAAATCGGGGTACTTGTCGTTTGTGAACTCTGCTGCTTGTGCCAGCTGTTTCTGTGAAAGACCCAATCGCTTGACCAAGTTGTTATAGTCTGCATTCTCCTCAGGGTTCATCGCTTCCATGAAGTCGAAAATGTCCTTGATTCTAAAGATTGGGTTAGCTAGATGATACATGGTGTGGAACAACTTCAAAAGAAATAAAGGATGAAAggaagggaaagggaggGAAAACATACCCAAAATCATTTGCAACCTTGACGACCTCGGGCGAAAAGTGTGGAATCTGCTTAAGAGGACTATCTCGGTCCCACATTGCTTGGACAACCATTTGGGACATTTCCATGGCGTTCATGGCGTTGAGATGACCATCTGATGAGAGAATGTCGACCATGGCGCTGAGAAGACTGAGAATTCTAGTGAGGAGAATCTCCTGGTCCTTGGCAAGGTCGATTGGAAGTTGCATCCGAGAGAAGTGAGCTTGGAGCAAAACAAAAGCCTTGAAGTGAGGAGAGTCATAGCTGGGCTGCGCCATCTTGACGGGAATGCGGTCGTAGATGCGTCGCAGAAGACTGTCCTCGTGCCGACGAACCTGAATGGTTTCAAACTCGGTAGCGGAAGTGACGATTTCCAAGATACCCTTGAGCTTCGTCCGTGCTGTGAGAGACAGCAGGAATGTCTGCATTGTGATGTAAGAGATGTTGTAGTAGGCACCAATCATGGCCGCATTCTGCGGCGCAACAgatccatcatcttcgtcaaatTCGATAATCTTGGATTCGCCCAATTCACGCAGCGTCGTTTCCACGAGATCTGACATGTAGTTGCTCAGGCCTTCATGAGTTGTGCTAGTTAGGCCATAGTAGCTTGGGTTCCCTAGCAGCCTTCGATAAAAGTACGTGAACGTGGTCCAGTtaatggcatcatcacccGACTCGATCATCTTGGTGCTAATCTCCGTGACAAAGGCATCATGGAGGTAGTTGTGCAAGTGTGACTCGATGGGCAGGGCCTCGTTCAAAAACTTCTTGTAGTAATCACGCTTGACCTGAGGCAGCATGAGAACTCCACGGCCACGGCCGTCTTTTGAGGGCCGCAATGCCTTGCCGAACATTTGCAGGATTTCGCTAAGAGGGTAGTCCACGTATCTGTGCTCGCGGCCCTCGAAATACTGCGTCCCCATAACAATAACGAGATGAGCGGTGCTCGTCAATTCCCAACAGACGTCTCGAGACGCGACAAGCACTTGAATAGCACCATTATCGTAAAGATGCTTCACGATGCGCTTGTCGCTCTGGCTGAGAGCTTCATGGTAGTAACCGATACCATGAGACAGGGCTTCAGCCAGGGCCTCTTCGTGGACGCGATCAAGAAGGGGCCGCATTTGCTCGACGTCGGTGTGCAAAAAGCggtcttcgtcgtcgtccgcGGCGCAGGCGGCCAGCAAATCGCGTGCAGTGTTTCTGGTCTGCTTGCGACTGGGAACGAAGATCATTGCCGGCTTGTCTGGTGACATCTGGGTAATAGCTAAGTATGCCGGCTTCGCCATGGCTAGCATCAAGGACGGGAAATGAGGAATCGAGAAGGACTGAATGTGAAGCTCGAGAGGCACGGGTCTGACGTGAGGGCTGAAGTTATAAATGTCGTGCTTTTTAGCATCAATCCACTCGCCAACATCGCGAGCATTGGCCAGAGAGGCGCTCAAAGCAACAATCCTCATCGGCAGCTCCGTCTGAGTACGGATATAGTGCATGCGCGATACGATAATCTCGTATATGTAGCCCATGTGGCCACCTAGAAGATGGATCTCATCGGCGATGAATAGCTGCACCGTTTGGACATTCTTCCGTCTCTTCCACTGCCTCGACAAAACATCCCACTGCGTAGGTGTAGCGAGGATCAAATCACCAGCCTCGAGGATTTTAAGATCTGCAGCCGTTTCGCCTGTCAACTTCACAATCTCTTTTCCGCCGCCCAAGTGGCTGAGTCTCTTTTGCCAGTCTTGGAGACGAGCGTCAACAAGCTCTTGGAAAGGAGCGATATAAACTGCTCGGCCGGCATCGCCCTGAGCCCAGTGCCGTAGGAGGGCGAATTCAGCACATACTGTTTTGCCACTTCCCGTTGGGGCACCGATGAAGACATTCTGATCCGTCTTGTAGAGCGAGTTAAAGGTCTGCGTTTGGATCTTGTTGAATTGTCTCCAATCCGGATAGAGATCCACGTAGTCTTGAACTTTAAGCGCCGAAACGAGAAGAGGTTGAAGTTCAAGCAGCTCCGTGTGAGGCGGGAACTTTTCGGGCAGAAGGAGCTTGTGGAAGGGGACGGCCAATCTCGTCTCAGAATGCATCCACCTGTCTGAGATGACTGAAACAAAGTAGTTGGGTGGCATAGGATCTGTGATGGGGACCGTGAAGTCCACGATGTGTTCATTTGCTTCAGATTCGGCGTAGTCCTTGCGAAGCAGGAAAGTGTCGTGATATAAGATGTCTTCGCCGTCGCAGTCCTCAACTACAATCCAGAAACTCTCAGCAGCGCCATGAACGCTGTCATCCCACTCGAAGTTTGGAGTGATGCTAAGCTCGACTCTGAGCATCGATCGGGTCATGGGCTGAACCTGTGCC
This genomic stretch from Trichoderma breve strain T069 chromosome 1, whole genome shotgun sequence harbors:
- a CDS encoding PWWP domain-containing protein — its product is MADNSPEKPDAAAPVASTEPVPASEPKVAGEGELAAKAADKSEGDATMEEAKDAQAAKPEPRAPESAENAADAPSAKPAEDEKKTDADGDAEMKDAADTAAEAEADTTAAAETPAAKGKSRRKSTAGESKGKTLSKKGSKARLTHIDAQPGDHFLVKLKGFPAWPAIICDEDMLPQALINTRPVSAARPDGSYSEAYADGGKRVHDRSFPVMYLYTNEFGWVANTALSELTSDKARDTITDKMRKDLKAAFELAIEQNSIEHYKEILQSFQDELIAQEEAKKEAAATPKKSKKGKAKASDDEDVDMEDVDEAPKPKPKKRKAADEETSAPQRSESVKKPKIKLNTSSTSKSANGTAAPKAKEEKAAKAAKPKVKKSADKKSDAPKEAKMTPEERHDRKKKEVLYLRHKLQRGLLTREQQPREDEMESMSSFINILEKFEDLEVSIIRGTKINKVFKAILKLDSIPREEDFKFKKRSQALLDKWNKLLASEPAPANGVNGAESKESGKAAGNSGVKESGDKDEDAEDEQTKEDADEETVAPATAKDEEPKANEDAPVSAAVEAAA